A stretch of Gemmatimonas sp. DNA encodes these proteins:
- a CDS encoding amidohydrolase → MRLYSLLPAACLLLPVAGVAAQTAQPAEAVYVNARIWTGDSLAPAATALAVRDGRLLHVGSDTAVRALVGEGTRVVDLGGRRVVPGFIDAHWHLPTQSRADLVGAGSVQEIVKRLQAWAAALPRDAWVVGRGWTPSDFPQNAAHKQYLDAAFPDRPVFITDRDGHQALANSVALRLARVTAATKDPAQGVIERGAGGVPTGLLKESASGLVSRLVPPPSRADIARRIDEESRAAARFGITMVQEASRRAPRGDVFEVLAAAAGADTMRVRWYVSVPFDPGVTRAQLAQYVALRARHRGPWLRYGIAKGMLDGTVDAQTAAMLEPYAGTDATGLPFWPAATLNRGVARYDSAGLQVELHAIGDRAIRMALDAYAHARRVNGARDSRHRVEHVEVPHPRDLPRFKALGVIASTQAIFATPDANTLTNYAPLLGPRRAASSNSFRQFDDAGAVQAFGSDYPVFPMDVIRGIYTAVTRMTPEGTPKGGWYPAGRIGVEAALRHYTRDAAYAAFMEQEVGTLRAGMLADFVVLSEDLLSVPPEQLLRVQVVRTVVGGRESFVAP, encoded by the coding sequence ATGCGCCTCTACTCCCTGCTCCCCGCCGCCTGCCTCCTGCTCCCTGTTGCGGGAGTCGCCGCACAAACCGCCCAACCGGCCGAGGCGGTGTACGTGAACGCCCGTATCTGGACAGGTGATTCGCTCGCCCCCGCCGCCACGGCGCTCGCGGTGCGCGACGGGCGCCTGCTGCACGTGGGGAGCGACACCGCGGTGCGCGCGCTGGTGGGCGAGGGGACCCGGGTGGTGGACCTCGGTGGAAGGCGCGTCGTGCCCGGCTTCATCGACGCGCATTGGCACCTGCCCACGCAGTCGCGCGCCGATCTCGTGGGCGCGGGGAGCGTGCAGGAAATCGTGAAGCGGCTGCAGGCATGGGCTGCGGCGTTGCCTCGGGATGCCTGGGTAGTGGGGCGTGGCTGGACGCCGAGTGACTTTCCGCAGAACGCGGCGCACAAGCAGTATCTGGATGCCGCGTTTCCCGATCGGCCGGTGTTCATCACCGATCGCGACGGACATCAGGCGCTGGCCAACAGTGTGGCGCTGCGTCTGGCGAGGGTAACGGCGGCGACGAAGGATCCCGCGCAGGGGGTGATCGAGCGTGGCGCCGGTGGGGTGCCCACGGGGCTGCTCAAGGAGAGTGCGAGCGGGCTCGTCTCGCGGCTGGTTCCGCCGCCATCGCGCGCCGACATTGCGCGCCGCATCGATGAGGAATCCCGCGCCGCGGCCCGCTTCGGCATCACCATGGTGCAGGAGGCGTCGCGGCGGGCGCCACGCGGCGACGTGTTCGAGGTGCTCGCCGCGGCAGCCGGCGCGGACACCATGCGGGTGCGCTGGTACGTGTCGGTTCCCTTCGACCCGGGTGTCACGCGGGCGCAGCTCGCGCAGTACGTGGCGCTCCGGGCGCGTCATCGCGGTCCGTGGCTGCGTTATGGCATTGCCAAGGGCATGCTCGACGGTACGGTAGACGCGCAAACCGCGGCCATGCTGGAGCCGTATGCCGGGACCGATGCCACGGGGTTGCCGTTCTGGCCGGCGGCCACCCTCAACCGGGGCGTGGCGCGCTACGACAGTGCGGGGTTGCAGGTGGAGCTGCACGCCATCGGCGACCGGGCGATACGCATGGCGCTCGACGCGTACGCGCACGCGCGGCGGGTGAACGGGGCGCGCGACAGCCGTCATCGGGTGGAGCATGTGGAGGTGCCCCATCCGCGCGACCTGCCCCGCTTCAAGGCGCTCGGCGTGATTGCCAGCACGCAGGCGATCTTCGCTACCCCCGACGCCAACACCCTCACGAACTACGCGCCGTTGCTCGGACCGCGGCGCGCGGCGTCGAGCAACAGCTTTCGGCAGTTCGACGACGCGGGCGCCGTGCAGGCGTTCGGCAGCGACTATCCCGTATTCCCCATGGATGTCATTCGCGGCATATACACGGCGGTGACGCGCATGACCCCTGAGGGGACACCCAAGGGCGGCTGGTATCCCGCGGGACGCATTGGTGTGGAGGCAGCCTTGCGACACTACACACGCGATGCCGCCTACGCCGCGTTCATGGAGCAGGAGGTGGGCACGCTGCGCGCGGGCATGCTGGCCGATTTCGTGGTGTTGAGCGAGGACCTGCTGAGCGTGCCGCCGGAACAGCTGCTGCGCGTGCAGGTGGTGCGCACGGTGGTGGGGGGGCGGGAGTCGTTCGTTGCCCCGTAG
- a CDS encoding antibiotic biosynthesis monooxygenase translates to MLIVQVFVHVKPEYVEAFKAATLDNATHSVQEPGIARFDVLQQHDDPTRFTLVEAYRTDDAPAAHKATAHYARWRDTVEPMMAAPRTNVKYTAVHFPD, encoded by the coding sequence ATGCTCATCGTCCAGGTCTTCGTGCACGTGAAGCCCGAGTACGTGGAGGCCTTCAAGGCCGCCACGCTCGACAACGCCACCCACAGCGTTCAGGAGCCGGGCATCGCGCGCTTCGACGTGCTGCAGCAGCACGACGACCCCACCCGCTTCACGCTCGTCGAGGCGTATCGCACCGACGACGCCCCCGCGGCCCACAAGGCCACAGCCCACTACGCGCGCTGGCGCGACACCGTGGAGCCCATGATGGCCGCGCCGCGCACGAACGTGAAGTACACGGCAGTCCACTTTCCCGACTGA
- a CDS encoding amidase family protein, whose product MRNGNSPFLLAVLGVALTARAAHAQPAPRIEVTEATVADLQRAMTTGKASSVDITKAYLARIAAYDHAGPQLNAIIRVNPRALQEAAARDAERKAGKVRGPLHGIPVLMKDNFDTGDMPTTAGSLALANSQPARDAEVVRRVREAGAVLIAKANMHELAAGITSVSAFGGQTRNPYDLTRCPGGSSGGTGAAVAASYAAIGWGSDTCGSIRIPSAFGSLFGLRPSTGVVSRSGVVPLSHTQDTGGPLTRSVADLAIAMDLTAGYDSADAATQPMQSRTMRFQAALDVNALKGARIGVFAPYFRDTDAEIADTVRAAIEVMKQRGATVVDVAVADFDSLIVRTSANEFKYDFINYMKTVPNAPVKSLREILDRGLYDKFQEPRYVAADTVSGPDTPDHQDVLARQAVLRTRIEAIFDSLQLDAMVYPTIRQRPVLIGEAQPGSTCQVAAQSGLPAISMPAGFLQDGLPVGIELLGRRFSDVRLVALASSYEAAAPRRRAPTTTPALVAGRAPRPTVKTLTVTDAGTVVQARVELDAVRNELRWQARVVAGAPNVSALVFRRRGGRVFTSVATAKVPAQRIVVPDSAQRVVARLLGPEMRTASGTLTLTYADRSALAAGTFTLALYTATNRQTEIAVR is encoded by the coding sequence ATGCGCAACGGAAACTCCCCGTTCCTTCTCGCCGTCCTTGGCGTCGCACTCACCGCACGTGCCGCGCATGCGCAACCTGCGCCCCGCATCGAAGTCACCGAAGCCACCGTGGCCGACCTGCAGCGGGCCATGACCACGGGCAAGGCCAGCAGCGTAGACATCACGAAAGCGTATCTCGCCCGCATCGCCGCATACGATCACGCCGGCCCGCAGCTCAATGCGATCATCCGCGTGAACCCGCGCGCCCTGCAGGAAGCCGCGGCCCGCGACGCGGAGCGCAAGGCCGGCAAGGTACGCGGCCCACTGCACGGCATCCCCGTACTGATGAAGGACAACTTCGATACGGGGGATATGCCCACCACCGCAGGGTCACTGGCCCTGGCCAACAGTCAGCCGGCGCGTGACGCGGAAGTGGTGCGCCGCGTGCGTGAGGCGGGCGCGGTGCTCATTGCGAAAGCCAACATGCACGAACTCGCCGCCGGCATCACCAGCGTCAGTGCCTTCGGCGGTCAGACGCGCAATCCGTACGATCTCACGCGCTGTCCCGGCGGCTCGAGCGGCGGCACCGGGGCGGCGGTGGCGGCAAGTTACGCCGCGATTGGCTGGGGCTCGGACACCTGCGGCAGCATTCGTATTCCGAGTGCGTTCGGCAGCCTGTTCGGCCTGCGTCCGTCCACGGGCGTGGTGAGCCGCAGTGGTGTGGTGCCACTGTCGCATACGCAGGATACCGGCGGGCCACTCACGCGCTCCGTCGCCGACCTCGCCATCGCCATGGATCTCACGGCGGGCTACGACAGCGCCGACGCAGCCACCCAGCCCATGCAGTCGCGCACCATGCGCTTTCAGGCGGCCCTCGATGTGAACGCGCTCAAGGGCGCGCGCATCGGCGTATTCGCCCCATACTTCCGCGATACCGACGCCGAGATTGCCGACACCGTACGCGCCGCCATCGAGGTGATGAAGCAGCGTGGCGCCACGGTGGTGGACGTGGCGGTGGCCGACTTCGACTCACTCATCGTGCGCACCAGTGCCAACGAGTTCAAGTACGACTTCATCAATTACATGAAGACGGTGCCGAACGCGCCGGTGAAATCGCTGCGCGAGATTCTCGACCGCGGGTTGTACGACAAGTTCCAGGAGCCGCGCTACGTCGCGGCGGATACGGTCTCCGGACCCGATACACCCGACCATCAGGACGTGCTCGCGCGTCAGGCGGTACTGCGCACGCGTATCGAAGCCATCTTCGACAGCCTGCAGCTGGACGCGATGGTGTATCCCACGATACGTCAGCGCCCGGTGCTGATCGGCGAGGCACAGCCGGGGAGTACGTGTCAGGTGGCAGCGCAGTCGGGGCTACCGGCCATCAGCATGCCCGCCGGGTTTCTGCAGGATGGACTGCCGGTAGGCATCGAACTGCTCGGCAGGCGCTTCAGCGACGTGCGTCTCGTGGCGCTCGCGTCGTCGTACGAGGCAGCCGCGCCGCGCCGCCGCGCGCCCACCACGACGCCGGCGCTCGTCGCCGGCCGTGCGCCGCGTCCCACGGTCAAGACGCTCACCGTGACCGACGCCGGCACGGTGGTGCAGGCACGCGTGGAACTCGACGCCGTCCGCAACGAACTTCGCTGGCAGGCACGCGTGGTGGCGGGTGCGCCCAACGTGTCGGCGCTCGTCTTCCGCCGCCGCGGAGGCCGTGTCTTCACCTCGGTGGCCACCGCCAAGGTACCGGCGCAGCGCATCGTCGTACCAGACAGTGCGCAGCGGGTCGTGGCTCGCCTGCTCGGGCCGGAGATGCGTACAGCCTCGGGCACCCTCACGCTCACCTACGCGGACCGGTCTGCGCTGGCAGCGGGGACGTTCACGCTGGCACTGTACACGGCAACGAACCGGCAGACCGAGATCGCGGTGCGGTGA
- a CDS encoding aminotransferase class I/II-fold pyridoxal phosphate-dependent enzyme codes for MDATAHLLPTRRDFAGDDLIFTLNARAQKRAAEGAAVINATIGALYDDAGKLVVLDTVMGQWQQLTSAEVAPYAPIGGDPTYLLNLVQRHWPTLTSIGVGVATPGGSGALALTLKNFLDRGHTVLTAAPYWGPYSTLAAEVGMQLHTVPYPDVKTGLDIGAWEAACRDTLDAQGRLVLWLNDPCHNPTGRSFTRADRAALLEMLRDVSSQGPVTLILDLAYLDYARDPQQVREALDDYAAFGAEGNVLVGACLSLSKAYTLYGARAGALVFPWATDAALHGALITSCRGTWSNCARAPMSVLNRISRDAALQAKLEGEHAHWRTLLAQRAVALDAALKAEGLPGCAYDGGFFVTLDGGADPFATCEKMQGHNVFVIPLPEGLRVGICAMRKSDTGAFAAAYRASL; via the coding sequence ATGGACGCCACTGCTCATCTCCTGCCCACGCGCCGTGATTTTGCCGGCGACGACTTGATCTTCACCCTCAACGCGCGCGCACAGAAGCGCGCCGCCGAGGGGGCGGCGGTCATCAACGCCACCATCGGTGCGCTGTATGACGACGCGGGGAAGCTCGTGGTGCTGGACACGGTCATGGGGCAGTGGCAGCAGCTCACGAGCGCCGAGGTGGCGCCCTACGCGCCCATTGGCGGTGACCCCACGTACTTGTTGAACCTCGTGCAGCGGCACTGGCCGACGCTCACGAGCATCGGCGTGGGGGTGGCCACGCCTGGCGGCTCGGGCGCGCTGGCGCTCACGCTCAAGAACTTCCTCGATCGCGGCCACACGGTGCTCACCGCGGCGCCCTACTGGGGGCCGTACAGCACGCTCGCCGCCGAGGTGGGGATGCAGCTCCACACGGTGCCGTATCCCGACGTGAAGACGGGCCTCGACATTGGTGCGTGGGAGGCCGCGTGCCGCGACACGCTCGACGCCCAGGGGCGCCTGGTGCTCTGGCTCAACGATCCGTGCCACAATCCCACCGGGCGCAGCTTCACGCGCGCCGATCGCGCGGCGTTGCTGGAGATGCTGCGCGATGTGTCCAGCCAGGGGCCGGTGACGCTCATTCTCGACCTGGCATACCTCGACTATGCGCGCGATCCGCAGCAGGTGCGCGAGGCACTCGACGACTACGCCGCCTTCGGGGCCGAGGGGAACGTGCTGGTGGGGGCGTGCCTGAGTCTCAGCAAGGCGTACACGCTGTACGGCGCGCGCGCCGGCGCGCTGGTGTTTCCGTGGGCAACCGATGCGGCGCTGCACGGTGCGCTCATCACGAGCTGCCGCGGCACCTGGAGCAACTGCGCGCGGGCGCCCATGAGCGTGCTCAATCGCATCAGCCGCGATGCCGCCCTGCAGGCGAAGCTGGAGGGTGAGCATGCGCACTGGCGTACGCTGCTCGCCCAGCGGGCCGTGGCGCTCGACGCCGCGCTCAAGGCCGAAGGGCTGCCGGGGTGCGCCTACGACGGCGGCTTCTTCGTCACGCTCGACGGCGGGGCCGACCCGTTCGCGACGTGCGAGAAGATGCAGGGACACAACGTATTCGTCATCCCGCTCCCGGAAGGGTTGCGCGTGGGGATCTGCGCCATGCGAAAGAGCGATACGGGCGCGTTCGCGGCGGCGTACAGGGCGTCGCTCTGA
- a CDS encoding ABC-F family ATP-binding cassette domain-containing protein yields MTLISLGNVGVDFGASEIFRDISFTVAAGERWAVVGRNGTGKSTLVRLMTGDLQPTRGSVARTPGLRVALMDQHRRFPSDQSLWDIVADAFGDLRALEHSLAHQAANLEHDHSESAMEKYGRDLERFERDGGYEMASKVDAILMGVAFDPQMARSTRIGTLSGGERGRVALARQLATPADLYILDEPTNHLDLDTTAWLEGYLASTEKTVLCISHDRAFLNAMADHVLHFEGGTAFAYAGGYESFVQQREERRLAQQRQFDKQQNKIASEMDYIARNLAGQNTRQAKGRRKLLARMPRLSAPIGADGVMALRLDAGTRSGDRVIEAKDVTVGVPTPEGPRALVRDVAVVLERNEVVALVGPNGAGKSTLIKTLLGEMPPLAGEVKVGPSTSVAYYRQDVGHLPLESTIYDAIANERPLWERRQVQGHLGRFGFSGDEVQRTIGTLSGGERARVAMALLTLSTNNLLILDEPTNHLDVESIEVLEDAVEEYDGSVLIVSHDRAVLRGLATQVWELRHGQLQIFPGTFVEWEAMRAERAQHEAKQSRADDRKEAERAAKQRDRERDQREREKAAGGDPKKLRRAAEKALADAELRVSVLEGKIADLTAQLDDASLYDTPAGVKKAAAMGKSLDEARDALEDAMHDWGTAEEYVELLRQHGA; encoded by the coding sequence ATGACGCTCATCTCCCTCGGCAACGTCGGTGTCGATTTCGGCGCCTCGGAAATCTTCCGCGACATCTCCTTCACGGTGGCCGCCGGCGAGCGGTGGGCGGTGGTCGGGCGCAACGGGACCGGTAAATCCACCCTTGTGCGCCTCATGACCGGTGACCTGCAGCCCACGCGGGGCAGCGTGGCGCGCACGCCCGGGCTGCGCGTGGCGCTCATGGATCAGCACCGCCGCTTCCCCAGCGACCAGAGCCTGTGGGACATCGTGGCGGACGCCTTTGGTGACCTGCGCGCGCTCGAGCACTCCCTGGCCCACCAGGCCGCCAATCTCGAGCATGACCACAGTGAGTCGGCCATGGAGAAGTACGGCCGTGACCTTGAACGGTTCGAGCGCGACGGGGGCTACGAGATGGCGTCGAAGGTGGACGCGATTCTCATGGGCGTGGCCTTCGATCCCCAGATGGCGCGCAGCACGCGCATCGGCACCCTGAGTGGCGGCGAGCGGGGGCGCGTGGCGCTGGCCCGGCAGCTGGCCACGCCCGCCGACCTGTACATCCTCGACGAACCCACCAACCACCTCGACCTCGATACGACGGCGTGGCTGGAGGGGTATCTGGCGAGCACCGAGAAGACGGTGCTGTGCATCAGCCACGATCGCGCCTTTCTCAACGCGATGGCCGATCATGTGCTGCACTTCGAGGGGGGCACGGCGTTCGCCTACGCGGGCGGCTACGAAAGCTTCGTGCAGCAGCGCGAGGAGCGTCGGCTGGCCCAGCAGCGACAGTTCGACAAGCAGCAGAACAAGATCGCGTCGGAGATGGACTACATCGCCCGCAATCTGGCGGGGCAGAATACGCGTCAGGCCAAGGGGCGCCGCAAGCTGCTGGCCCGCATGCCGCGCCTCTCCGCGCCCATTGGCGCCGACGGCGTGATGGCACTTCGCCTCGACGCCGGCACGCGCAGCGGGGACCGGGTGATCGAGGCCAAGGACGTGACCGTGGGCGTGCCCACTCCCGAGGGCCCCCGCGCCCTCGTGCGCGACGTGGCGGTGGTGCTGGAGCGCAATGAGGTGGTGGCGCTGGTGGGCCCCAACGGCGCCGGCAAGAGCACGCTCATCAAGACGCTGCTGGGCGAGATGCCGCCGCTGGCCGGTGAGGTGAAGGTGGGTCCCAGCACCTCCGTGGCGTACTACCGGCAGGACGTGGGACATCTCCCCCTCGAGAGCACCATCTACGACGCCATTGCCAACGAGCGGCCACTCTGGGAGCGTCGCCAGGTGCAGGGGCACCTGGGGCGATTCGGCTTCAGTGGCGACGAAGTGCAGCGCACGATCGGTACCCTGTCGGGGGGCGAACGGGCGCGCGTGGCCATGGCGCTGCTCACCCTCAGCACCAACAACCTGCTCATTCTCGACGAGCCCACCAATCACCTCGACGTGGAAAGCATCGAGGTGCTGGAGGACGCCGTCGAGGAGTATGACGGGAGTGTGCTCATCGTGAGCCACGACCGCGCCGTCCTGCGCGGGCTGGCCACGCAGGTGTGGGAGCTGCGTCACGGCCAGCTGCAGATCTTTCCCGGCACTTTCGTGGAATGGGAGGCGATGCGTGCCGAGCGTGCGCAGCACGAGGCAAAGCAGTCGCGCGCGGATGATCGCAAGGAGGCCGAACGCGCGGCGAAGCAGCGTGACCGGGAGCGCGACCAGCGTGAGCGGGAGAAGGCCGCCGGCGGGGATCCGAAGAAGCTGCGGCGGGCCGCCGAGAAGGCGCTCGCCGACGCCGAGCTGCGGGTGAGCGTGCTGGAAGGGAAGATCGCTGACCTCACCGCGCAGCTGGACGACGCGTCGTTGTACGACACGCCGGCGGGGGTGAAGAAGGCGGCGGCCATGGGCAAGTCGCTCGACGAAGCCCGCGACGCCCTGGAGGATGCCATGCACGACTGGGGGACCGCCGAGGAGTACGTGGAGCTGCTGCGCCAACACGGGGCGTAG
- a CDS encoding 1-acyl-sn-glycerol-3-phosphate acyltransferase: protein MLFRRVVYWVSRRCLRWFYREHRVVGYGRVPTSGPVLLAGNHPNDLPDVIAGLYLSPRHPRYIATVSVTSNAMAKAMYDAMAVIPVARVRDARKMKAEGVDLAAVNQAATDAVLAALAAGEVVEVFPEGGVHDVPQIGRLRTGVAKMMLEHLDTAHDNDVTVVPFGHQYEAPRRWRSDLLSVLGTPWSVRAWRESQPEEQRGPSALTERLRQDLLAATRNASTWEEGTTRDELVAAAAALSAPQDPLGAAPALVPAAAALAADAHGDGPSPQAVRMRTAGRALAAAVERAGGIGTSAVDHARLLYALDVHAAGVPVPPLARWLALPAAAVGWVVHAPVLPLVYALSARRAQARVDLVAGCFVPGLYLVLFWWLLVSVCAAVALAAVGWSPLWAVLLLVTLPRSGDAALGWRDWLGSRRLVQRVRRWSTSERETLRAAAAVIRAWAITL, encoded by the coding sequence ATGCTCTTCCGTCGGGTTGTCTACTGGGTCTCCAGGCGGTGTCTGCGCTGGTTCTATCGTGAGCACCGGGTGGTGGGGTACGGGCGTGTCCCGACCTCGGGCCCGGTGTTGCTGGCTGGTAATCACCCGAACGACCTCCCCGATGTGATTGCGGGGCTGTACCTGTCACCGCGCCATCCGCGATACATCGCCACGGTGTCGGTGACCAGCAACGCCATGGCGAAGGCGATGTACGACGCCATGGCCGTGATTCCCGTGGCGCGCGTGCGCGACGCGCGGAAAATGAAGGCCGAGGGGGTGGACCTGGCGGCGGTGAACCAGGCGGCGACCGACGCGGTGCTTGCTGCACTGGCCGCGGGTGAAGTGGTGGAGGTCTTTCCCGAAGGCGGGGTGCACGATGTGCCCCAGATTGGCCGTTTGCGCACGGGTGTCGCGAAGATGATGCTGGAACATCTCGATACTGCGCACGATAACGACGTGACCGTGGTACCCTTCGGTCACCAGTACGAAGCGCCGCGCCGCTGGCGCAGCGACCTGCTGTCGGTGCTGGGCACGCCGTGGTCGGTGCGCGCCTGGCGGGAAAGCCAGCCGGAGGAGCAGCGCGGGCCCAGCGCGCTCACCGAACGGTTGCGTCAGGACCTGCTTGCCGCGACGCGCAACGCGTCGACCTGGGAGGAGGGTACGACCCGTGACGAACTGGTGGCGGCGGCTGCCGCGCTGAGTGCCCCGCAGGACCCGTTGGGCGCGGCGCCCGCGCTGGTACCCGCCGCCGCGGCGCTGGCCGCCGATGCCCATGGCGACGGCCCCAGCCCGCAGGCAGTTCGTATGCGAACGGCAGGGCGCGCCCTCGCGGCGGCGGTGGAGCGCGCTGGTGGCATCGGGACCTCAGCGGTGGACCATGCGCGTCTGCTGTACGCGCTGGATGTGCACGCGGCGGGCGTGCCGGTGCCGCCCCTCGCACGCTGGCTGGCGCTACCGGCCGCGGCCGTCGGCTGGGTGGTGCATGCCCCTGTCCTGCCGCTCGTCTACGCACTGTCTGCCCGGCGGGCCCAGGCGCGCGTGGATCTTGTGGCGGGGTGTTTCGTGCCGGGGCTCTACCTCGTGCTGTTCTGGTGGCTGCTCGTGTCGGTGTGTGCTGCCGTGGCGCTGGCCGCAGTGGGGTGGTCGCCGCTCTGGGCCGTGCTGCTGCTGGTCACGCTTCCGCGATCAGGCGACGCGGCGCTTGGCTGGCGTGACTGGCTGGGGTCGAGGCGCCTGGTACAGCGGGTACGCCGCTGGAGCACGTCGGAGCGGGAGACGCTGCGGGCGGCGGCGGCGGTGATCCGCGCGTGGGCGATTACTCTGTAG
- a CDS encoding RNA polymerase sigma factor, with protein MHPPHTDHPATADAELVRQVLAGRTEAFAQLVDRHHARCLRLATHLLADSDEAEDVVQEVFLRAYRHLGNYRERDKFGAWLTRILVNQCRTRASRNARYVALDPDVHTADLVVNPGDDDVARRIELARAMQQLGPEQREALVLRFTDELSYDEMATITGVGVSALKMRVQRACARLRTLLTERTAT; from the coding sequence GTGCACCCACCACACACCGACCACCCCGCTACCGCCGACGCCGAGCTCGTCCGCCAGGTTCTGGCCGGACGGACCGAGGCGTTTGCGCAGCTCGTGGACCGGCATCACGCGCGCTGTCTCCGACTGGCGACGCATCTGCTCGCCGACTCCGACGAGGCGGAGGATGTGGTGCAGGAGGTGTTCCTGCGCGCATACCGGCACCTGGGCAACTACCGCGAGCGCGACAAGTTCGGCGCCTGGCTCACGCGCATCCTGGTGAACCAGTGTCGCACGCGGGCCTCCCGGAACGCGCGTTACGTGGCGCTCGATCCCGACGTGCACACCGCCGATCTGGTGGTGAACCCCGGTGACGACGACGTGGCCCGCCGCATCGAACTCGCGCGCGCGATGCAGCAGCTGGGGCCGGAACAGCGCGAAGCGCTCGTGCTGCGCTTCACCGACGAACTGAGCTACGACGAAATGGCGACGATCACCGGCGTGGGCGTCTCCGCCCTCAAGATGCGTGTGCAGCGCGCCTGTGCCCGTCTCCGCACCCTGCTGACGGAGCGTACTGCCACATGA
- a CDS encoding aldo/keto reductase, whose product MLSPIVAGVWRMASWNWSPTERLRWIEQCLELGVTSFDHADIYGGYTVETLFGEALALAPSLRQRMQLVTKCGIQLRAAARPATRIKHYDTSARHIVHSVEQSLMQLRTDSIDLLLLHRPDPLMDADEVAAAFEQLRRQGKVQAFGVSNYTPAQFELLHARTPLVTNQVECHPLHRAPLFDGTFDQAQRLRARPMIWSPLAGGALFSSEAEEAMRVRGVLTSIGAQYGVSAATIAFAWLMRLPSKPYPIAGSRRIEAMAEAVAATRISLEVQEWTEILTAATGTDVP is encoded by the coding sequence ATGCTTTCCCCCATTGTGGCTGGCGTCTGGCGCATGGCCTCCTGGAACTGGTCACCGACGGAACGGCTGCGCTGGATCGAGCAGTGTCTCGAGCTTGGTGTCACCAGCTTCGACCACGCCGACATCTACGGCGGGTACACGGTCGAAACGCTGTTCGGCGAAGCGCTGGCGCTGGCGCCATCGCTCCGGCAGCGCATGCAGCTGGTCACCAAGTGCGGCATCCAGCTGCGCGCCGCCGCACGCCCCGCCACGCGCATCAAGCACTACGACACATCGGCGCGGCACATCGTGCACAGCGTGGAGCAGAGTCTCATGCAGCTGCGCACCGACTCCATCGATCTCCTGCTGCTGCACCGCCCCGATCCGCTCATGGACGCCGATGAGGTGGCCGCAGCCTTCGAGCAGCTGCGCCGCCAGGGCAAGGTGCAGGCGTTCGGGGTGTCCAACTACACGCCGGCGCAATTCGAACTGCTGCACGCGCGCACGCCACTCGTCACCAATCAGGTGGAGTGCCATCCGCTGCACCGCGCACCCCTCTTCGACGGCACCTTCGATCAGGCGCAGCGGCTGCGCGCGCGCCCCATGATCTGGTCACCGCTGGCCGGGGGGGCACTGTTCAGCAGCGAGGCCGAGGAGGCCATGCGCGTGCGCGGGGTGCTCACCAGCATCGGGGCCCAATACGGTGTCTCGGCGGCGACCATCGCGTTCGCCTGGTTGATGCGCTTGCCCAGCAAGCCGTATCCCATCGCCGGCTCACGCCGCATCGAGGCGATGGCAGAAGCCGTGGCCGCCACGCGCATCTCGCTCGAGGTGCAGGAATGGACGGAAATCCTCACGGCGGCGACCGGCACGGACGTCCCATGA